In Synergistaceae bacterium, one DNA window encodes the following:
- a CDS encoding hemerythrin domain-containing protein, translated as MLWDKTLEVGVPFIDTQHKELFKQIDILSDNNNKSRFPQTLKFLGEYVKKHFHDEQELHIQSAYPKAAAHKKMHADFVAVFTKMKTEYDADNENLVVLHKIN; from the coding sequence ATGCTTTGGGATAAAACACTGGAAGTCGGAGTTCCTTTTATCGACACTCAACACAAAGAGCTTTTCAAACAAATCGACATTCTTTCCGATAACAACAACAAATCCCGCTTTCCTCAAACTTTAAAATTTTTGGGGGAATACGTGAAGAAACACTTTCACGACGAGCAGGAGCTGCATATCCAGTCGGCTTACCCGAAGGCGGCCGCCCATAAAAAGATGCACGCGGACTTCGTCGCCGTCTTCACCAAAATGAAAACGGAATACGACGCCGACAACGAAAACCTGGTGGTGCTTCACAAAATCAACAA